AGGATTAGttacaaaaaagaataaaaaacaaactttatttgagtttgaaattttaaatcaaacttttaaatgtttctaatagtaatattcaatttttatttaatttcaattatgcACTAGCATTTGCCTCCATTACATGTTACCATTAGAATATGAATACTAAGCTAATATATAACATGCTAAATAATGAGGTGGTAAACATTATCTCCAATCAAACAATAATTACTAATtgaaactaaataaaagtaaaataatattattattaaattttttatttaaaattaataactcagagttaaatttcaacttttcttttttctaattaagtttataaatatgtCTGTatgatttgagagagagagagagagagagagagagagatggactTCAAGCATTTCAGCCACCTCCACAACCTGAGCTTCCACCAAATGCCGCCGGGCACAGAAACACTCTGCTCCGGCTGCAACCTGCCGGGGCTGGCCGCCGTCTACATGTGCTGGCAGTGCCAATTCTTCCTCCATGAACAGTGCTTTCAAGCCGCCCGCTCCCTCATCAACCACCCATCTCACCCTTCTCACCCTCTCGCCCTTGTCCCCTACCCAACCTACCCCTCCGCTACCTTCTACTGCAACTCCTGCACCCACCCCGGTGCCGGCTTCTCCTACACCTGCCCTGCCTGTGACTTCGACCTCCATCTCCACtgcgccgccgccgccgccgcagcCCAGTTGCCTTATCCTAACGATCAGTCCAACCAAACGCCTCATTTCAGTCCCCAGTATGCTCATAATTCGCCTGATTTATTCTCGACGCATCAACCTGCTCTTGGTAGTACGCCGAGCAGTAGCGGGGTAGGTAGTGGCGGTGGTGCACCGCCGCGGGTTGAGGTGTTGTCAAGCGGCGGCAAGAAGCCGCCGCAGCCGCAGGGCGTGAAACATTTCAGCCACCAACATCCCTTGAATTTCTGTGAAGTGAAAGAAGGTGATAAGATTGCTTGCTCCGGCTGTGAGAAACCGATTTGGGGTTCAGCTTATAGTTGCGGGCAAACCAGGTGCCATTTCAGATTTTCTCTAGGATTTTCTTAGCATTCTGCTTGCTTGTGtttgttcataaaattttgtgaaaaagctgtgcatattgttttcttctctcttttttgctAGATTGCTTGTATTTGTCAAActgaaaataatgttttatgaatttattagaatattaaatatatgtaaaaaataaaataaaaattattttatattgacaaaaatatatcCATCTTCTACAAAAGATTTGTTTTGTTGGTTGATCCGAAAGGTTAAGTTCTTGATAATCCAAAAGAGATATTAATTATGTGGGTGGCTACTGGCTAGTCAATTGTCCGAAGCTAAGTTGATGAATATGGCTACTAATTATTGGAATggaaaagaaaactcaaaacagcatttttgagcattatattataattattaatataattttaattttatttgaaacaCAGGTGCAAGTTCAACCTCCACAACCAGTGCTTCGGGTTGCCCAGAGAGCTCCAACACAAATCCCATCCCGACCACCCTCTCGCCCTTCTCACCTCTCCCCCGTACAAACCCAACGGCACCGGCATCCCCTCCTTCTCCTGCGACGCCTGTCTCTCCGCCGGCTCCGCCTTCCTCTACCACTGCTCCGCCTGCAACTTCGACCTCCACGTCGACTGCGCTTTCATGCCAGAAACCGCCAAGACCCAGAATCACGACCACCGGCTCAGCCTCATCTACGCCCTGCCGGACTTCAAGGAGCAGGAGGGACTGGTCCCCACCTGCGATGTCTGCCTCGGCAAAGTCGACCTTCAGCGCAGCTGGTTCTACTGCTGCCAGGAATGCGATTATGGAACTCATTTGGAGTGTCTCAACGGCAAAGCGGCGGGGCCCAGAGAAGAGGAGTCGGAGCAAGATTTGCTTGCGGCGGCTGTGCTTCAGTTACAGATGCTTCAGCTTCAGTCGCAATTGAATGCACTTAGCAAACAGGGTGGCAGCCTCAAATATTAACTATATAAGTTGCAAATTAACTTGCGTTTAATTTCCTACAGCCGGGAGGAGAAAGTCACCAGAAATATGAATGCCAGCTGAATAATGGAAATTATGGAATGATTTGTCTAGCTAGGTTTTAAGAGTTTATTATGTCACTTCTGTGTTTAATTTCCTTTCTGTTGTaaattctgttttctttcaattaatttcttcctcttttacTTTTCTCTTCGTGcgtgttatatatattttgttttttggaaattgtttttttttttttttttagtgaaagaattgtttttgattttatttgttggattccATTGTTATAAATTTGTCCATTtgaatttatataaaaagaCAAGGTAAGTTAATAAGTATCATCAAACTTCAATGAAACAATTTGAGTTTCCAATTTGTTTAAGTActgaagaaaaattcaaaaattgtaaaaatggaGCACATCAATGTAGGCATAAGAAATTAGTACCATACTAATTCTCATCTCAATCTCAAATCAAAGTCCATTCATCAATCCATGAGCTTTATTAGCCTAAtactaacattaaataaataaaaaaaatattaataaaatatatctgaACTAATTACAAACCAAGGCTGTGCTCTACTTGTCACCCTATTCACACTTAATTAgagttttctcttctttttttttatttaataaaaaactcTCACGtcatttagaaaaattttaaatctataCATCTCTCGAACAAATAAAATCTGCTGAATACTTATTGAGACTGGTAAAAATTGTCATCCCATaactcactaaattttaaaaggtttttcaaattattaaatgatcagtacaaccaaaaaatataaagttaaaattgtaaatatttaagGGGTAATATGAAGGTGGCGGGGTGGTGCGATGACCAAAATGTTCGCAATTTTGTTTCTGCTATAAGTGGGTTCTCGTTAATTAATGATATTGAATATGAGAAAATTGTGATACAATCACAAAAAATAGTACTAGTTTGTTCAGCGAGACATACAAATTCTATTACGATTGATCTAAACATTTGCGAAGCTATCATATATTCATGTGTAGTGAGGCAACTAGTTTAGGCCAAAGCATATTAGACACACATGATGATGACATGAGTGTAAAAAGTAGTAagtatactataaatatgtacAGGTATGTCCGCTCTGCACCCTCATACTTAACGAAATTATATTATTAGGCAAGTCCTATAACGCATCACATATGGAGCGAGAGGAGGAGAGAGAGTGCCTTATTTTTCTAGTAATCGATTTGTTGAGCGATCGGTCTTAATTAGATCATTGAAGAAGCCTTTGCGGGTTGGATCATGATTTAAATCTATTGGAGATGATATCCAAGTGATAGTTAATGGTTAATGCCGGTTGATGCTGAGGGCTGGCATGGCATGGAGAGAGGTGGATAAATAAACTAAAGGATAGGAGGAGCACGcatattataaagaaaacaagGTCTGTCTCCTACTACCATCTAGAGCCCAGCATCGTATCAATCAATAATCTGGGTTTGATAGGAATAATATGAACCCCGGTGGTTCGAATCCCCTATATATTGGGCCTCATGAATACCCTAGCCCGTTTGATACCTATGCGGCCCAATAGCCGAAGACTTCCAGTTCCAGATAGCTCTCTACTCCTAACCCAAACTTCCATTTTCCGATCCAGTGTCACCCAATTTCTCTACTGCTCCCACGGGCCGAACGCCAAAGCCCCAGCTGGATGAAGCCTTGAAGGGTTGGTTGGGAGCCATCCAGTAGTGCCCAATCTCGGTTGAAGATATCACCAAGGAATTACCAATACCAGCCACCCATTTTAGGGGTACTTTCAGCAGGGCCAGCCACCCCAACTGCGTAAGTTCATAGAAGTTCCAGTTCAACTAGCCTCCCATTCCATTTgaaaccatctctctctctctctctctctctctctctctatgctcaaataaattaatcgaTGATTCTGATTCTTCAAGCAGCCCACCTGCATAATCAAACCCTAATAAAagcaaaaatgataaaatgGAATTGAATCCAAGGAGCCCAGGTACAAACATCATCTGCCATTTCTAATCATCTTTGCAGACATGCATCAACGGTCGTCAACTATTTAGAAGAAACAGCAAATTTTATTACCAGTCAGAACCTAGAGAGCATCATCTATATCGCACTAGGCCACAGTTAAgagcaacaaaaagaaaagaacatacAGCAACTCTAGAAAAAGCTATCACAAGCAACACGGCATATGTACAAGAATTTGCACTAATAACAAGAAGGAACCTACAAATTCCGTAGTAATCAGAAGTTATAAGACTTCAAAGAAGCCAATCCATTTTCACTTGCCATCATCATGCATCCCCCTC
This window of the Diospyros lotus cultivar Yz01 chromosome 5, ASM1463336v1, whole genome shotgun sequence genome carries:
- the LOC127801586 gene encoding uncharacterized protein LOC127801586; its protein translation is MPPGTETLCSGCNLPGLAAVYMCWQCQFFLHEQCFQAARSLINHPSHPSHPLALVPYPTYPSATFYCNSCTHPGAGFSYTCPACDFDLHLHCAAAAAAAQLPYPNDQSNQTPHFSPQYAHNSPDLFSTHQPALGSTPSSSGVGSGGGAPPRVEVLSSGGKKPPQPQGVKHFSHQHPLNFCEVKEGDKIACSGCEKPIWGSAYSCGQTRCKFNLHNQCFGLPRELQHKSHPDHPLALLTSPPYKPNGTGIPSFSCDACLSAGSAFLYHCSACNFDLHVDCAFMPETAKTQNHDHRLSLIYALPDFKEQEGLVPTCDVCLGKVDLQRSWFYCCQECDYGTHLECLNGKAAGPREEESEQDLLAAAVLQLQMLQLQSQLNALSKQGGSLKY